In the Desulfitobacterium hafniense DCB-2 genome, TGTTTTTTGGGAGAGATAGGGCAGAGGTATTTCTTGCATAAATTGTTTTGTGATAAAACAAAAGAGAAGTAGAGTTTAAGTTCGTCAGTTGAACATAAACTCTACTTTTTAGGCTTAAGCTAAGGAACGATTGTATTGAGAACTTATACCTGATCCCAAGCTAGATTTAGTACTCTCTTGGCATTAGCGATCACCAATTCGGGGTCCTCGTCCTCATAGGGTTTGACCTCCAGGCTGACAATGGGCCGATTTTCTTTGTTAAGAAAGCCAATGTCCAGAAGGACGCGGAGGTATTCCACAAGTTCAGCCACATCATTTTCGCTCCCGGGGAAGCCAAATCGCGGGTGTTCATCGCCGTAGACGGGTGAGAGTTTGTCTTTGACAAGTGTATTGCCCATGTGAGCATGGATAATATAGTCTTTTACAGGGATCAGGGATTCAGCCGGTGTTTCCCGGAGTTGGGGCAGGTGGCTTAAGTCCACCATTAAGCCGAAGTTGTCGTATTCCCGGCGAATTTCCTTAGCATATCGTTGGGTGAGTGCCACAGGCCCAATCAAAGAGCATTTGTCAACATCATAGTCAAATACTTCAATAGCAATCTTCATATCCCCCTTGGATTTGGCGTAGGCACATATTTCTTTGGTAGAACGGATCAGTGCCTGATAGGCCTCCTCCTTCCGGGGTTCTTCATATTTTCCGCTGAGGAAGGCGAAATCCTTGGCGCCCATTTCATAGGCTTCATCAATACCTTCCTTTACGTTGGCCAGGGCTTGCAATCTTTCTTCCTCGTTGAGGGAGTTGATGTTCTGCTTGGTGGGCAGGAGCCGGGGCATTCCCGCATACGAGAACTCCATGTGGGAGGTCTCAATAATCTGCCTGGCTTTTTTTCGAACGGCGGGGTCTTTGATCCAGGTCATTTCGACTACTTCAAAGTACTCATCCATGGCAATTCTTCTCAGGGTTTCCAGGATAGGCCCTTCCCCTTTGCTGGTGCTGGGATAAGCCATAAAATGAACGAGGCCTACTTTCATATATTTACGAAAGGATTCATTCATAAGGCAACCTCCTTAAGCCTTAGTCCAGATGTCTTTACAAAAAACTTGTGATTCATCCTTAGAATAAAGAGTTTTCCTGAGGGAGTAAAATAGCCATTTAGAATATTGCGTATTCAAAGAGAGAATAAAGAGAGTGAATCAGCAAACGAATAAGCAAAATGAAGAAATTGCGCAGAGGAGTAATATGAACATGTAATATGAACATGGGAAAAATCAGAGCTTATTCAGCTCCTAAATATACTGTATTCAGAATAGGTATTTTACTTAAGGGAACAGGGTATCTACAATGAAGGCACAATAGGAGTATGAAAGCTCTGATTTAGAAGGGGGAAAGAAAATGGCTATTATGAGATCAGTGCTGTTTGTCGCGGGAAATGATAAGGAGGCTCTGGATGAGGCCTTAACCTATGGAGCAGATGCACTTATTTTGGATCTGGAGGACTTGGTGCCACCGTTGGAAAAATCTAGAGCACGCCGAATGGTGCGCGTGAATATTAAGCATGCAGGCTCTCAAGGAGCCGAGGTATGGGTTCGGGTGAATGCCTGGGAAACGAATATGACTGATGATGACCTGGAAGCCGCAGTATGTGAAGGCCTGACAGGAATCAATCTGACCAAGGTTGCCGGTGCCGGCGATGTACAACGTCTGGCGTGGAGGCTTGAAGAATTGGAACGGAAGAATGGTTTGGCCGTAGGCAGCATCAAGATCTGCCTGCTTATTGAGACAGCCATAGGGGTCATCAACGCCTATGAGTCTTGTGCCGCCAGCCCTCGTGTTGCGGCAGCCATTTTTGGAGCTGTAGATTATACCCGCGATATGCAGGTTAAACTGACCCCTGAAGCCAAAGAGCAGCAGTTTGCCCGGGGTTATGTGGCCGTTGCGGCTCGTGCTGCCGGTGTTATAGCCCTTGATGCACCATTTCTTAATTACACCGATAAAGAAGGCTATGTGCATAACATAGCCGAAGGACGCCAGTTGGGGTATAAAGGCCGGATGATTGTTCACCCCAGCCTTGTGGAGGCTGCTAACCGTCTTTATGCTCCTGATCCGGAGGATGTACAATGGGCCGGAGAGATTAAGAAAGTTTTCGAGGAAGAAGCTATTGCTAAGGGGAAAGCAGCAATCGTTTATAAGGATAAGCTGGTGGATACTCCTGTGTATAGCAATGCTCTCGACATTCTTGCAAATCAGGCTGAGATTGATGCCAAGCTGGGGATAAGCATACAGGAATAATTTTTAGGATTAATGGATAAAGGAAGTGGTTGAAATGTCTTTAAGGGAGAATGCCCTAAAACTTCATGCTGATCATCGCGGTAAAATCAAGATTGCGCTTAAAGTTCCCTGCCGTGATTATAATGATTTGAGTTTAGCCTATTCACCGGGGGTAGCTGAACCTTGTATGGAGATTGCCCAAGATCCTGAATTGGTGAATACCTACACGAACCGGGCTAATTGTGTGGCAGTCGTGTCCAATGGGACAGCAGTCCTTGGTCTTGGCGATATAGGTGCACGTGCAGCCATGCCTGTTATGGAAGGGAAATCCCTTTTGTTCAAAAATTTTGCTGGGGTAGACTCTTTCCCCATTTGCTTAGATACAAAGAATATTGACAAGATTGTTGAAGTGGTCAAATTACTGGAGCCTACCTTTGGAGGGATCAATCTGGAGGATATTAAAGCTCCTGAGTGCTTTGAGATTGAGGAAAAGCTGAAAGCAGTCTATGATGGCCCGGTATTCCATGATGATCAGCATGGTACAGCTGTTGTGACCCTGGCCGCGATGTTTAATGCCTTGAAAATAGTCAACAAGGAGCTGAAAGATGTCAAGATCGTAACCAGCGGAGCCGGTGCAGCCGGCATGGCTATTGTTAAGCTGCTGATGGATTGCGGTCTTCAAAATGTCATCATGTGTGATACCAAGGGGACGATTTATAAGGGTCGTGCCGAAGGGATGAATAAGTATAAAGAGGAAATCGCTTTAAGGACCAATCCCGCCATGGTTAAAGGCAGCCTTGGGGAAGCTTTGAAAGGCGCCGACGTATTTATCGGCATCTCTGTAGGCAATACGGTGACTCAGGAAATGATTCGCACCATGGCCAAAGATGCGATTGTC is a window encoding:
- a CDS encoding NAD(P)-dependent malic enzyme translates to MSLRENALKLHADHRGKIKIALKVPCRDYNDLSLAYSPGVAEPCMEIAQDPELVNTYTNRANCVAVVSNGTAVLGLGDIGARAAMPVMEGKSLLFKNFAGVDSFPICLDTKNIDKIVEVVKLLEPTFGGINLEDIKAPECFEIEEKLKAVYDGPVFHDDQHGTAVVTLAAMFNALKIVNKELKDVKIVTSGAGAAGMAIVKLLMDCGLQNVIMCDTKGTIYKGRAEGMNKYKEEIALRTNPAMVKGSLGEALKGADVFIGISVGNTVTQEMIRTMAKDAIVFAQANPVPEIMPEEAKEAGAAVIGTGRSDYPNQINNILSFPGIFRGTFDVEAREINGPMKIAAAEAIASIVSPEELSAEYIIPKAFDKRVAPAVAAAVAKAAMESGVAKRKVDPEQVALNLTSLLAQEGK
- a CDS encoding HpcH/HpaI aldolase/citrate lyase family protein; translation: MAIMRSVLFVAGNDKEALDEALTYGADALILDLEDLVPPLEKSRARRMVRVNIKHAGSQGAEVWVRVNAWETNMTDDDLEAAVCEGLTGINLTKVAGAGDVQRLAWRLEELERKNGLAVGSIKICLLIETAIGVINAYESCAASPRVAAAIFGAVDYTRDMQVKLTPEAKEQQFARGYVAVAARAAGVIALDAPFLNYTDKEGYVHNIAEGRQLGYKGRMIVHPSLVEAANRLYAPDPEDVQWAGEIKKVFEEEAIAKGKAAIVYKDKLVDTPVYSNALDILANQAEIDAKLGISIQE
- a CDS encoding sugar phosphate isomerase/epimerase family protein, coding for MNESFRKYMKVGLVHFMAYPSTSKGEGPILETLRRIAMDEYFEVVEMTWIKDPAVRKKARQIIETSHMEFSYAGMPRLLPTKQNINSLNEEERLQALANVKEGIDEAYEMGAKDFAFLSGKYEEPRKEEAYQALIRSTKEICAYAKSKGDMKIAIEVFDYDVDKCSLIGPVALTQRYAKEIRREYDNFGLMVDLSHLPQLRETPAESLIPVKDYIIHAHMGNTLVKDKLSPVYGDEHPRFGFPGSENDVAELVEYLRVLLDIGFLNKENRPIVSLEVKPYEDEDPELVIANAKRVLNLAWDQV